The Dysgonomonadaceae bacterium PH5-43 sequence GGGTATATGTACTACTGCGCAAATACCGGGTACAGCGTCGTTTGGTGTTACACCTTCTTGATACCAGTTGGCAGGATTGTTCCAGTTGTTGTTGGCACTACCAGTCCAATGAAACACAGGATTTCCACGGGTGATGCTACAACGTATGGCGTCTGATTTTACTAAGCACTTATTTCGGAAGTCAAAGTTTGGTGTAGTGCTTACCACTAATCTATAGTATCCGTCGGTCGGTGGAGTTATTGACATATCGGAAGTCCAACTACCCGAGCTCTGAGTTAAGGCTGTGCTTTGTTCGCTACCTACTACGCTCCAAGTTGTTAGGTTATCGTCGATGAAACCATTCTGACTGTGTATCCATTTGTAATAAACCGTTCCGCTTGCATTTGTTGTATATCGAGCTTTAATGTCGGTGTCGTGGCAAAGTATTGCTCCCGGATTTAGTATATTAACTGTTGCTTGATTGCTTGATTCGCAATAACGGATTTCTATGTCGTCTAATGCGAAGTCGTTTCCGTTGCTTCCTGTGCGGTTGTTTCTTATAATCAATCGAGCTTTTGCTCTTCCGAGTAATGAAAACTCAAAGCCGTATTGCCTCCAGTTATTGTTGTCTCGGGCTCCGTTTATTTCATCGTTGGAATAATCTCCATTGGTATGGTTTAATATGTTTCCGGTTTCATAAACTTTGTATACTTCGTTCTCGTTGTCGGGATTACAGAGTACGAATCTAAAGTTTACGGGGTCTTGCTGGCTATTTCCGGGCGATAAAACGTTAGCTATCCAAGCCGAAAAGAAATATGTAGCCGAACTGCCATCGCAGAGGTTCGATATATCGGTTGTGTATAAAATGTCGGTTCCTGTAGATGCGTTGGCAAGCAAGAAGTATCCCCTACCTGGGTCGGTTCGGTCTTCTATTTGCGCCCAGCCGTTTGTATCGCCGTCTCTATATTGTCCCGACTTTCGTCTGTGCGGCTCTCCTTTTTTTGTTATTATATATCTTTTCTCGTCGAGATAAGGCATTCCTAAGTTAGCGGCCGAGGGATTACCATTATAATAGGTGTATGCACAGGCGGCTATACCCGAAGGTTTCCAAATTGTGTTGGTATCGTCGGCTCCAAAATCTTCGAGATACAACACCGAGCCTGTTGTTGCACAACCAGCCAGTTTCTTGTTAATCATTACCGGAAACTTAATGCTGTGATGAGTTGCTGTTCCTTGCTTCAATACTGCTTCTACCACTACGTATTCGGGTGTGATTTCGTTGCTTAATGTATAAGATGTTGATATTGGTGTTGTTTGGTCTATCTTATACCAGTTGTAAGTAACGGTATACTCTGATGGTAAGCCTGTTACGTTTTGCATTTTCAGGGTAATAGTGCTACCGGGTTCTGCAATCTCTATATCGGGGTTTACCACTACAGCGTGTGCTCTGTGAGACCACGAAAGCCACAAGAAAGTTACAAGTCCATCTTGATAATCATAACCAGCTCCACCGTTAAGTTTGGGTGTATAATGCAAATTATTGTTTATGTTTTGCCAGCTTCCATAGGTTTTAGTTCCGGGCTGACCCGATATGGCAAGGTCTGCGACACGTCCGGTTACAGATATTTCTTCTCCTAAGTTTGCAGGCACTATTTTGTAGTGATCGTTATCTACAGCAAAACTGTTCATTGTTATTCCTAGAATAAACAATAAACTATAAAGTATTTTCTTTTTCATCTTAAGTGCTTTCTTTATTGTTGTGGTTTACACTGATATGCTGAACGTATGAACATACACAAAGCATAAGTTAGCACTAATACGAATAGAATACCTATTCCTGATGCGATAGGAGTTCCGCCTGTTGGATCTCCGCCAGGACCCGGACCATACGTAATTAACTCATTATTTGCATAGTCGTTGTTAGTTTCGCTTGCAAATGGGGTTAATGAACTTTGCGATGAATTAACCTGCACTGTCAGTTGATTAATATCTCCTGAATAATTTCCGTAGGCAATAGGTGTCATTATGACACAAAAGCATAGTAAGATTTGTTTTTTCAAGTAAGATAAATTCGTAATCATAGTAAATAAATATTAAAAATTAGTATATTATTATATAAACTGGTTATTGTTTATTTCTTATTCAAATACTTAAGGTTGGTTAACGTCTAATAACGAGAGCGCAAAGGTAGAGATTATTTTTAAAAAAGCAAGGGATTGCTAAGTTTCTAACTATTTTTACAATGTACTTAGTTTGTTTCAAAGTATAAAACTATCCGTTTCAAACTTTGACATAATCCATTTCTCGGTTTGAAACTATTTGTTTCAATTAGATGAAACAACCTGTTTCATTAAGGTGAAACAACTTGTTTCATACTGGTGAAACTACTCGTTTCGCCTAACTGAAACGAATTATCTCAAAATAAGACTATTTTTTTCTTCCATTTTAAGAGTGTACAGATAACTCTGGTAACTACTGAAACCTGCCTGCAAAATGAATTCCATAATCCTATCGTCCGAATAGCGAGGATCTACCCGGTAGCTTCTTACTTCTTTAAGACGGAGTTGGTTTATATATCGATTGAAATTCATACCGTACTCCTTATTAATAAAAGACGACAAATAACTGCGGTTAGTTGCCAAGTCGGCGCACAAATCGGTTATCTTTAATTCGGGATTGAGGTAAGGCTTCTTTTGGATTATATACTTTTCAAAGTCCTTTTTATTTATTTGCCGTTTGGTTCTTTTATTTGATTTGCTCCAATTCTTTGCCTCAACATCATCATCTTCGTAATCTTCTTCTTTAGGAGTATTTTCGATAATCACATAGTAATTTGTAATGGTGAAGTAGCACAATAAAGTCATCTGTAAAGCAATCAATAGAGATGGAAGTGCCCAAAATATAGAACTCAAAATAAATCTCGGATTGATAAATGATACAGAAATAGGTATAAGTAACATCGGGATTGTTAACAAAACAACAAGCATAAGCCAGTTGTAGGAATTAGTATCTGTATTTGCCGAATAACTTACAATCTCACGGCGGTATCGTATAATGCGCCATACCGACAAGGCGGCATACCCTCCGCTAAGTATAAAACGAAGTATATACCGTGTATTTATCCAAATATGATAGGCGGGATAACGCGAATTATTTTCCTCGATATATAAGCCCGCAAATAAGCGTTCGTTCTCTGGTATGAAAAACGACCACACAGTCGTTATCAATAAAACCGCAATCGGAATAATATAATGCACCCATGAAAAATTCTTGTCGTTTGAAAGTCGTGTTATTATATAAGTAAATCTATAGAGAGCGACTTGCACAGCCAAGTATGTGAAGTATATCAGTGAATTGAGATTAGTTAATATATCAGCTTTGTAAATATATAGTAGTCCGTACGTCCAATTAAATATAATAAATATATAAAACAACAATAGCGAAAAGTGTAGGTCTTTACTGTGTTTGTCTTTTCCCTTTTTGTTGAACAACAATAACATTGCGATACATGTAAATGCAGTTATAATGGGGAGCGACATCGTAAATTGGGGGAAGATGCCTGGATTAACTATATGTATCATTTGATTAGAAAATATATGCATTGTGTTTATTGTTTTGTTTTTGCTCTCAAATAACTATGGTAACTTCCAAACCCTGCCCTATATGCTATCTCTGTCTGAGATATATTATGCGAACGTAACTTCCTATTTAGGATTTCCATTTCTTTAAGTCGCCAGTTGTTGATGTAAGCGTTATAATTCATCTGGAATGTTAAGTTGATTAATGCCGAAAGCCTATTACGGCTATAACCCAAAGCTTTAGCAAGCTCTTCCAATTTCAACGAGGGATTTAAGTATGGTTTCTCTTTGCGAAAATATTGTTCTATTTTTTGTTTAAAATCAGACTGCTCGTCTTTATTCGCTTTTACCGCTTGTTCTGGCTTGGGCTTGGACGGTAAAATTTGGGTAGTAATGGGAGATTTCGGCTCTTCTTTTTCTTTCGGCACAACAATGCGATTTAGCGTATGTCGAGGATAATTGCCTTTCAGCACATTCTCAATCATAATAATGCAGAATACACTTACCGATATTGCCGAAAGGTTGAGTATAGGAATCCCTCCTTCTTTTCTACCGAATAATAACATAACGATAGGAATGATTATCGTACTTCCGACAAGTATAAGTACTATTCTCAGCCATCGCAGCATATAGGGAGCGGCTAATACCTCTTCGTTTTTGCGATATAAATAGTAATTTTTGATGCACAAAGGAGCGTATATAAGACTAAATACCAACATTGTGGCAAGAATAGAGGTAAAGAAGCGCGAAAATATAGGATAGTCGGAATCTGGTTTTGCATAGCCTTCTATAATTTCTACTTTCACCTCAAATGGAACGAGTGAAGACCATACCAGCATAAATAACGACAGCAATATAGGAGTTAGGTAATGAATGGGCGAAAAGCGAGTACCAGAGATAACGCAAGTTAATCGATAAAAAGCGACTGCCATAAACGCCATGCAAAAATAACAGAGAGGATAAGCTGCCACAAATGCTACTGGATACCAACGGTAGCATATCCAGGCTAAAAACACTCCCGCCACTATTACGTAAAACCACATAGCCGAAGACATTGTTTTTCGCGTGTATTCGGATGTAGTATTGTGCCAACCCATAAGTGTAAATATTGCACAGATGAAAGCAACCACTACGGGAATCCAGATAATAAGAGCTGGAGATATCATGTTTTTATATACTTGAATGCAAAGGTAAAAAAAATCTTATAAATCACTGCAAATCAACAAAGAAAGATAAAAAAAGCTTGCAAATCATACTTGAGGATTTCACAAAAATGTATTTTTTATGATTTGCTATTGTATTTTTTACGATTTATTGCTTTTAATTCATTTTTCAGAGATAGCTTTGTAAGACTTTTAGAAATGTTCAAAATTACACAATATAATGAAGAGACAATTACACATCGTTTACGCGCGACTGGCTATGTTAGCAATATCATTGTTTGTTGCCGCCAACATCTCAGCTCAAACAACAATCACTCCCAACAATGGAATAGTTTATGTAAAACCATCTGGAACAGGCAACGGTTCGTCATGGGCTAATGCGGCAAATTTAGTAGACGCTCTTAAGGAAGCTGAAATCGCCTCCCAAATACAAGAAATTCGTGTAGCAGCTGGTACTTACTATGCGGGAGCCGGAGGTTCTAACGGCTGGAATACTTTTTATATACCGCCAGGCATAACTATTGCCGGTGGCTACCCTGGTGCTGATGAGAATGAAACTCCGGATCCGGTAACCAATAAAACTATTTTGTCGGGAAAAGATAAAGACGGGGGTAAGTCAAAGGCTCAACACGTGTTGACTGTTATCAACACAATAGAAGGCTCAACTACCACCATCAAAGGTTTTCATATTCAAGATGGTCTGGCAAGCGGAGGAACGAGCACTATCACTGTTGAAAAACACATATTAAATAATAATCTGGGTGCGGGAGTATATGCCTACACAGAAGGGGCTGCCCATATCGTATTTGAAGATAATACCATTAAAGATAATTTGATCAACATAACAGAAAAATATGATAAACCAATAGAAGAACTTAATCACGAAACCTTGTACGGAGAAGAAGTATATGAACAGATGCTTATAAAAGGTATAACCAAAGTATCTATAATGGCTCTTGAAGCTGCGTTGGGTACCATTGGTTGTGCAGGACCTTGTGCTACAGTTGTTACATTCATTCCGGAAAAACTAATAGAGAACGGTTTGGGGATGCTCTTCTCTGTAGATGCCGTACATGCTTTCCTTGAAGATGTTTATGATTCAAAATTAGAAATATATACACTCGCTCCTTCTATTTTAGTCTCCGGAGCCGGAATATATGCCAATGGTAATATTATATTGAAAAATAATAACATTACGAATAATAAAATCAATGCACAAGTTCATACTAAGTTAAAAAACGACAAGTCCAATTTAGTGCGTGGTGCTTATGCATTTATGACCTCTCCGATTGTTTATGGAGCCGGAGCCGGAATATACGCGACAGGAGATATTACTTTAGAAGGAAACACTATAACTGGGAACTATCTTAAGGCTGATTCTAAAGCCGAAATAGATCCCTCTTTTAAGTTTGAGGGTGTACTCGAAAAGACGATGTTTATATCCAATCCTATGGCGATAACTTATGGAGGGGGAGTCTATGCCTCGGGAACGGTTAGGGCTTACAATAATGAAATCAACAAGAATCGTATCGATGGTCGTATTGAGAATCACAGGAATCTCTCTCTTCAAGGAGCAAAATTGCGGACTTCGTTCAACTTAGGAGGACAAGCAATGAGCTTTGGTGGTGGTGCCTATTTTTCGGGAGATGTGGCTCTCAACAAAAATAATTTTAACGAAAATACTATTAACCCCACTTCAAATGATGAAACAGGCGATTTGTCTTTTGTCTATATGAGTGCAACCTCTATGGCTTACGGTGCCGGAGCCATGGTCGAAGTTAACGGAGAACGTCCACCTATAATTATTGAGAACAACAATTTTAATGATAACGCATTCTCTAAATTCAAATGGAACTCTTCTTCATCTGAGAAAGAAATTGGCATTGACGGGAATGGTTTGAAAGATGTAGATGGATTCCTCTATGCCGTTAATAGCGGGACAGGGCTTGCTATTGAAAATTTATACGATCTTAACAAGGAAAACGAAACCTTAGACTTAGCTTCGGCGAATGCCCAAATTAGCGGCAACACCTTCAACGGGAATAATAGTAAAAACACGACCGACCTGAAAGGAGGAGCGATTTACTTGAATAATATAAACGCAAACTTGACTAAAAATACAATCTCGGACAATAAGGTTTCGGTTTACAACCGTGTTGAATACAATACTGGAGGTATATTAGGTTCTGTTGACTTGGTTAAGAATATGATTATTGATATTGTACCCAGTTACTTCCGAAACAAGAAAGCAAAAGAGTTTATAGGGGCTAATGCCGAAATAAAGGGAGGGGTTATTTACAACTCTAATTCTTTGCCGAATGGAACCTTTACTATGAATAATTGTACTATTAGTAAGAATAACTTTTCAAACAAGACTCAATCCCAACTTTGGGAAGCTACGGCTCGCCTACAAGTCGATTTGTATTCCTCTATCTATGGAGGGGTATATATTAAGGCTCCCCATGTAGATGTAAGCAACAGTAGATTTACTGATAATGCCTTAACCCTGAATTCTGCTATCGACCAAAGGGGACACAATTTCTCTTACAGCAAGGCAATGGGAGCCGGAATTTATATCGACCATTTAGATGCCGAGAAGGCGGAACATGATGCTCACTATCTGTCAACAAACACATCTTCGGTCACAGGGAATCGTTTTGAAAACAACACGATTGATGCCGACGTTCACATAGCAGGTGAAGGTTTGGTGTTTAATCCTTCTGACGACTCCAATCTTGAAGTTGATGTATATGGAGCTGGTCTCTATCAAGTGCAAGGTGGAATTACACTGGATAGGAATCAATTCTCGAACAATCAGCTTAAACTCAAAGCTTCGGCAAGCGGAGCTACTCACGATGGGGACAACGATGTAATAACAAAAGTTTATGGAGCTGGTGCTTATTTAATGAATATATCCGGAACTAATAAAATAATTCAACACAACATCTTCAATGGAAATAACATTGATGCCGAAGGCAATGGAGACGACTGGGGAACAAATAGCTCCGATGTAGTTGTACAGGCCAGAGGAGGTGGATTAAATATCGATGTTGTAAGAGGAAAGGCTCAGTTTACTGGGAATAATTACTCCTTAAACAAAATTAAAGTCATAACCATGGACGACGACACCTCTAAAGATACCGATGCCAACGCTTTTGGTGGCGGACTATATCTTTTCACAGCCAAAGGCATTCAGGTAGAAATGGATAACGACGTATTCTCCGGGAATGAATTGTATACCGAAACTTACGATGATGACGCCAAAGCCTACGCCCGTTCTTATGGCGGTGGATTTTACGGTCGATTGGGTGGTAGTGTTGTTGCTAATCGCATGGAGGTTAGAGGCAATT is a genomic window containing:
- a CDS encoding AraC-like DNA-binding protein (product_source=COG2207; cath_funfam=1.10.10.60; cog=COG2207; smart=SM00342; superfamily=46689,82866; transmembrane_helix_parts=Outside_1_19,TMhelix_20_39,Inside_40_50,TMhelix_51_73,Outside_74_77,TMhelix_78_100,Inside_101_112,TMhelix_113_135,Outside_136_164,TMhelix_165_184,Inside_185_202,TMhelix_203_225,Outside_226_239,TMhelix_240_262,Inside_263_396) yields the protein MHIFSNQMIHIVNPGIFPQFTMSLPIITAFTCIAMLLLFNKKGKDKHSKDLHFSLLLFYIFIIFNWTYGLLYIYKADILTNLNSLIYFTYLAVQVALYRFTYIITRLSNDKNFSWVHYIIPIAVLLITTVWSFFIPENERLFAGLYIEENNSRYPAYHIWINTRYILRFILSGGYAALSVWRIIRYRREIVSYSANTDTNSYNWLMLVVLLTIPMLLIPISVSFINPRFILSSIFWALPSLLIALQMTLLCYFTITNYYVIIENTPKEEDYEDDDVEAKNWSKSNKRTKRQINKKDFEKYIIQKKPYLNPELKITDLCADLATNRSYLSSFINKEYGMNFNRYINQLRLKEVRSYRVDPRYSDDRIMEFILQAGFSSYQSYLYTLKMEEKNSLILR
- a CDS encoding hypothetical protein (product_source=Hypo-rule applied; transmembrane_helix_parts=Inside_1_11,TMhelix_12_29,Outside_30_76,TMhelix_77_99,Inside_100_109), translated to MITNLSYLKKQILLCFCVIMTPIAYGNYSGDINQLTVQVNSSQSSLTPFASETNNDYANNELITYGPGPGGDPTGGTPIASGIGILFVLVLTYALCMFIRSAYQCKPQQ
- a CDS encoding AraC-like DNA-binding protein (product_source=COG2207; cath_funfam=1.10.10.60; cog=COG2207; smart=SM00342; superfamily=47413; transmembrane_helix_parts=Outside_1_4,TMhelix_5_27,Inside_28_39,TMhelix_40_62,Outside_63_65,TMhelix_66_88,Inside_89_94,TMhelix_95_117,Outside_118_139,TMhelix_140_162,Inside_163_182,TMhelix_183_205,Outside_206_210,TMhelix_211_233,Inside_234_378), whose product is MISPALIIWIPVVVAFICAIFTLMGWHNTTSEYTRKTMSSAMWFYVIVAGVFLAWICYRWYPVAFVAAYPLCYFCMAFMAVAFYRLTCVISGTRFSPIHYLTPILLSLFMLVWSSLVPFEVKVEIIEGYAKPDSDYPIFSRFFTSILATMLVFSLIYAPLCIKNYYLYRKNEEVLAAPYMLRWLRIVLILVGSTIIIPIVMLLFGRKEGGIPILNLSAISVSVFCIIMIENVLKGNYPRHTLNRIVVPKEKEEPKSPITTQILPSKPKPEQAVKANKDEQSDFKQKIEQYFRKEKPYLNPSLKLEELAKALGYSRNRLSALINLTFQMNYNAYINNWRLKEMEILNRKLRSHNISQTEIAYRAGFGSYHSYLRAKTKQ
- a CDS encoding hypothetical protein (product_source=Hypo-rule applied; cath_funfam=2.60.40.10; cleavage_site_network=SignalP-noTM; superfamily=49899; tigrfam=TIGR04183; transmembrane_helix_parts=Inside_1_4,TMhelix_5_22,Outside_23_1138), encoding MKKKILYSLLFILGITMNSFAVDNDHYKIVPANLGEEISVTGRVADLAISGQPGTKTYGSWQNINNNLHYTPKLNGGAGYDYQDGLVTFLWLSWSHRAHAVVVNPDIEIAEPGSTITLKMQNVTGLPSEYTVTYNWYKIDQTTPISTSYTLSNEITPEYVVVEAVLKQGTATHHSIKFPVMINKKLAGCATTGSVLYLEDFGADDTNTIWKPSGIAACAYTYYNGNPSAANLGMPYLDEKRYIITKKGEPHRRKSGQYRDGDTNGWAQIEDRTDPGRGYFLLANASTGTDILYTTDISNLCDGSSATYFFSAWIANVLSPGNSQQDPVNFRFVLCNPDNENEVYKVYETGNILNHTNGDYSNDEINGARDNNNWRQYGFEFSLLGRAKARLIIRNNRTGSNGNDFALDDIEIRYCESSNQATVNILNPGAILCHDTDIKARYTTNASGTVYYKWIHSQNGFIDDNLTTWSVVGSEQSTALTQSSGSWTSDMSITPPTDGYYRLVVSTTPNFDFRNKCLVKSDAIRCSITRGNPVFHWTGSANNNWNNPANWYQEGVTPNDAVPGICAVVHIPGNVSKYPRLESPYTVGNAVCKDIYFHFGAEVGRSDLLTYERAFVHYNFGTTNGNPATWVDGESAPEPINADAYAADPMLRERWYALAAPLKSMLSGDFAIAGKPFFWQRKFEAVQTEGNSHIGSWAEHTTSEVETFIADMQNAIAVYAAGHYAEYLGFEDQSDLDAVNGILYMPYFMDDDNTHRHRLSAWNSNTKANTIHYFHSDRAGLPKNENKHITVTRGYEAYRFIFEDNNATPVEKYTIAVPAGQYTMVGNPFLSSLDFHTFYEDNKDVLMDDAYRIAVNDDFLSYSREAGSQHITELIAPLQAFHIHTNGNLGETVNIEFNYTQSTTRCSKTLNKHQLRGSVSNFVDDVLYISSSNDNGSSHLTLSFQNVDAKNSSLLTMEDSATPIVYAVDGDYNRNTIQFEGYYLGRAIPVGIKSDAAETVTLAFSNVEGLQTDTLVLLDKYLNEEINLMETDSYTFENVPTVNDRFEIRYAYRSEVGIRNVEESFLTVSAHRNTVSVSSSGNNKIKEVSVIDIQGRVVKSVSGRDKTLLSFDVPYGNGVVIVKVKAENGTAARKVLLQ